A segment of the Streptomyces sp. NBC_00376 genome:
GCACCCCAGCAGAGCACCGACACCGCCGGGCGCGCGCCGCGCACCGCAAAGGAAGAAGTCCTCTGCGGACTCTTCGCGGAGATTCTGGGCCTGCCGTCGGTCACCATCGACGACCACTTCTTCAACCTCGGCGGGCACTCGCTCCTCGCCACCCGGCTCGTCGGCCGGATCCGCACCGTACTCGGGGTCGAACTCACCGTCGCGACCCTCTTCGAAAGCCCGATCGTGGCCACGCTCGTCGAGAAGCTCGACGGCGCCGCGGCCGCACGGCCCAGACTTCGGCCGATGCGCCGGATGGGAGTGACCAAGTGATTCCCCTGTCATTCGCCCAGCAGCGGCTGTGGTTCATCGCCCAGATGGAAGGGCCGTCGACCACCTACAACATCCCACTCGCCGTGCGTCTCAACGGCGAACTCGACCGCCCGGCCCTCCAGTCGGCACTTCTGGACCTGGTCGGCAGACACGAGAGCCTGCGCACCCTCTTCCCCGACCAGGACGGCACCCCGTGTCAGCACATCCTCGCCGAGGAGGACGTGGAGCTCCCGCTCCGGGTCGTCCCGGCCGACGCCGCGACGCTGCCGGCCGTGCTCGCCGAGGAGTCCGCCCAGGTCTTCCACCTCGCGTTGGACCTGCCGATCCGGGCCCGGTTGATCGCCCTCGGCGAGCAGGAGCACGTCCTGCTCATCGTGATGCACCACATCGTGTCGGACGGCGGCTCGACCGCGCCTCTGCTCCAGGACCTCGCCACCGCCTATGAGGCACGAGCCAGGGGCGCCGCCCCCGCGTGGGAGCCGCTCCCGGTCCAGTACGCCGACTACACCCTCTGGCAGCAGGAACTGCTCGGCGAGGGCGACGACCCGGACAGCGCGGGGGCGCGGCAACTGGACTTCTGGCGCAAGGCGTTGGCGGAGCTGCCGGAGGAGGCCACGCTGCCGGCCGACCGCCCGCGCCCGGCCTCCGCCTCGTACACCGGCGCCACCTGCGACGTCCACCTGCCCGCCGAGATCCACATCGGCCTGACCCACCTCGCGCGGGAATCCGGCGCCACCCTGTTCATGGCGGTCCAGGCCGCCGTGGCGACCGCCCTGTCCCGCTCCGGCGCCGGCCCCGACATCCCGATCGGCTCCCCGGTGTCGGGCCGCATCGACGAGGCGCTCGACGGCCTGGTCGGCTTCTTCGTCAACACCCTGGTGCTGCGCACCGACCTGAGCGGCGACCCGAGCTTCCGCGACCTGCTCTCCCGGGTCCGCAGGACGGACCTGGCGGCCTGGGACAACCAGGACCTGCCCTTCGACCGGCTGGTAGAGGTGCTGAACCCCGAGCGCTCCGCCTCCCGCCACCCGCTCTTCCAGGTGATGCTCACCATGGGCGAGGCCGGGTCCGACGTCATCGGGTTCCCGGGGCTCGACGCCCGTACCGAGTACAGCGCCCTGCAGATCGCCAAGTTCGACCTGACGTTCGGCTTCGCCGAACACCGCACCCGCGACGGCCGTCCGGACGGTCTGGACATCACCATCGAGTACGCCACCGACCTCTACGACGCCCGGACGATCGACGCCCTCATGGCCAGGCTGAACCGGCTGCTCGAAGCCGTGGTCACCTCGCCGGACACCCCGCTGTCCGTCCTCGACCTGCTCGGCGAACACGAGCGGCGACTGCTCCTGGAGGAGCGGAGCGGCACCGCCACCGGCACCTCCGACATGAGCCTGGCGGAACTGTTCGCCGCGCAGGCCGCCCGGACCCCGGACGCGACGGCGCTGGTGGACGAGGACCGCGATCTGACGTTCGCCGAACTCGACGAGATCACCAACCGGCTGGCCCACCACCTCATCAACGCCGGAGTCGGGCGGCACGACGTGGTCGCCGTCCTCATGGAACGCTCGACCGACCTGCTCACCGCTCTGCTCGCAGTGGTCAAGGCCGGTGCCGTGTACGCCCCGCTGAACACCACCGACCCCGACAGCCGCCTCGTCCAGATCCTGGCCGACACCCGGGCACCGGTCGTCCTCACCGACCAGGCCCTCTCGGACCACCAGGTCGTCCTGGACGCCGACGCGCAGGTCATCGTGCTGGGCGACACCACCGACCTGGCCGGGCTGCCCGCCACCGTTCCCTCCCGCACCATCCACCCCGACCAGCCGGTGTACGCGATGTTCACCTCGGGTTCGACGGGGGTGCCGAAGGGCGTCGCGGTCACCCACCGCAACGTCGCGGACCTGGCCGCGCAGACCATGTACGCCAACGGCAATCACCGGCGCGTGCTGTTCCACTCGCCGGCCGCCTTCGACGCGTCGACGTACGAGATCTGGGTGCCGTGGCTGAACGGCAGCACCGTCGTGGTGGCGCCGCGCGGCCATCTCGCCCCCGCCGACTACCGACGGCTGCTCACCGAGCACCGGGTCACCGCGCTCTGGATGACCGCCGGTCTCTTCCGTGTCATGGCGGAGGAGGCGCCCGGGGCGTTCGCCGGGGTGCGTGAGGTGTGGGCGGGGGGTGACGTCGTCCCGCCGGAGGCGGTGCGCCGGGTCATGGACCACTGCCCGGACACCACCGTCGTCAACGGCTACGGACCGACCGAGACCACCACCTTCGCGACCACCCACCGCATCCACCGGCCGCTCGACTACGCGGGTGCGATCCCGATCGGTGAGCCGCTCGACAACCACCGGCTCTACGTACTCGACGCCGCACTGCGGCTGGTTCCGCCGGGCGCCCCCGGCGAGCTGTACATCGCGGGCGCCGGTCTGGCACAGGGCTATCTCAACCGCGCCTCGCTGACCGCCGACCGCTTCGTCGCGGACCCGTACGGCCCGGCCGGAACCCGGATGTACCGGACCGGTGACCTGGTCCGGTGGAACCTCGAAGGCTCCCTCGAATACCTGGGCCGCGCCGACCAGCAGGTCAAGCTCCGCGGCTTCCGCATCGAACTCGGCGAGATCGAGAGCGCGTTGACGGCCCAGGAGGCGGTGGGGCAGGCGACCGTCGTGGTCCGCGAGGACCGCCCCGGTGACAAGCGGCTCGCCGCCTACCTCGTAGCCGCCGAAGGCGCCAGGATCGACACCGACGCGGTGCACCGCGAGATCTCCGGCGCCCTGCCCGAGTACATGGTCCCGTCCGCCTTCGTCGTACTCGACGAGATCCCCCTCACCACCAACGGCAAGGTCGACCGACGCGCCCTGCCCGCACCCCAGCAACTCGCCGACACCGGCGGCCGTGCGCCCCGCACGCCCGCCGAGGAAGTACTGTGCGGCCTCTTCGCGGCCGTGCTCGGACTGCCGTCGGTCACCATCGACGACCACTTCTTCCGGCGCGGCGGGCACTCCCTGCTCGCCACCCGCCTCATCAGCCGCATCCGGGCGGTGTGGGAAACCGAGATCACCATCCGGGACCTCTTCCAGTACGCCACGGTCGCGCAACTGGCCGAGCGGATCGCGGCCGAGGGCAGTGGCGAACGGCGGCCGGCGCTGATGGCCGAGGAGCGGCCGGAGATCGTCCCGCTGTCGTCCGCGCAGCAGCGGCTCTGGTTCCTCGACCAGATGGAGGGTCCGTCCGCCACCTACAACATCCCCCTCGCCCTGCGCCTCAAGGGCCCCCTCGATCATCGGGCGCTTCAGCTCTCCCTCACCGACGTAACCACCCGCCACGAAGGCCTGCGCACCGTTTTCCCCACCCACGAGGGCACCCCCCACCAGCACATCCTTCCCCCGACCGCCACCGAACTGCCCCTGGTCACCACCACCGAGGAGGAACTCACCGGGCGGTTGGCCGACCTGGCCGGCCAGACCTTCGACCTGGCATCCGAACTCCCCATCCGGGCCCAGCTGTTGAAGCTCGGGGCCGAGGACCACGTCCTCATGCTGGTGATCCACCACATCGCCTCCGACGGCTGGTCCAACGGACCCCTCTTCCGCGACCTGGCCACCGCCTACGCCGCCCGCACCGAGGGCACCGCCCCCGAGTGGGAGCCGCTGCCGGTCCAGTACGCCGACTACTCCCTCTGGCAGCAACGAATCCTGGAGCGGGACGAGGAACGCCAGCTCGACCACTGGCGCGGGGTGCTCGCCGACCTGCCGGAGGAAGCAACCCTGCCCGCCGACCACGCCCGCCCCGCCGTCGCCTCCAACCGGGGCCGCACACACGCCGTGCACTGCCCGGCCGAACTGCACAACGCACTGATGTCGCTGGCCCAGGACACCGGGACCACCCTGTTCATGGTGGCCCAGGCGGCCGTGGCGACCCTGCTGTCCCGCTCCGGCGCCGGGCACGACATCCCGCTCGGCTCACCCGTCGCGGGCCGCACCGACCAGAAGCTCGACGACCTCGTCGGCTTCTTCGTCAACACCCTCGTCCTGCGCACCGACACCAGCGGGGACCCGAGCTTCCGCGAACTGCTCACCCGGGTCCGGGAGACCGACCTCGCCGCCTGGGCCCACCAGGACCTGCCGTTCGACCGGCTGGTGGAAGCCCTCAACCCCGAGCGCACCACCGCCCGGCACCCCCTCTTCCAGGTCATGCTCACCGTCGGCGACACCAGC
Coding sequences within it:
- a CDS encoding amino acid adenylation domain-containing protein; this translates as MIPLSFAQQRLWFIAQMEGPSTTYNIPLAVRLNGELDRPALQSALLDLVGRHESLRTLFPDQDGTPCQHILAEEDVELPLRVVPADAATLPAVLAEESAQVFHLALDLPIRARLIALGEQEHVLLIVMHHIVSDGGSTAPLLQDLATAYEARARGAAPAWEPLPVQYADYTLWQQELLGEGDDPDSAGARQLDFWRKALAELPEEATLPADRPRPASASYTGATCDVHLPAEIHIGLTHLARESGATLFMAVQAAVATALSRSGAGPDIPIGSPVSGRIDEALDGLVGFFVNTLVLRTDLSGDPSFRDLLSRVRRTDLAAWDNQDLPFDRLVEVLNPERSASRHPLFQVMLTMGEAGSDVIGFPGLDARTEYSALQIAKFDLTFGFAEHRTRDGRPDGLDITIEYATDLYDARTIDALMARLNRLLEAVVTSPDTPLSVLDLLGEHERRLLLEERSGTATGTSDMSLAELFAAQAARTPDATALVDEDRDLTFAELDEITNRLAHHLINAGVGRHDVVAVLMERSTDLLTALLAVVKAGAVYAPLNTTDPDSRLVQILADTRAPVVLTDQALSDHQVVLDADAQVIVLGDTTDLAGLPATVPSRTIHPDQPVYAMFTSGSTGVPKGVAVTHRNVADLAAQTMYANGNHRRVLFHSPAAFDASTYEIWVPWLNGSTVVVAPRGHLAPADYRRLLTEHRVTALWMTAGLFRVMAEEAPGAFAGVREVWAGGDVVPPEAVRRVMDHCPDTTVVNGYGPTETTTFATTHRIHRPLDYAGAIPIGEPLDNHRLYVLDAALRLVPPGAPGELYIAGAGLAQGYLNRASLTADRFVADPYGPAGTRMYRTGDLVRWNLEGSLEYLGRADQQVKLRGFRIELGEIESALTAQEAVGQATVVVREDRPGDKRLAAYLVAAEGARIDTDAVHREISGALPEYMVPSAFVVLDEIPLTTNGKVDRRALPAPQQLADTGGRAPRTPAEEVLCGLFAAVLGLPSVTIDDHFFRRGGHSLLATRLISRIRAVWETEITIRDLFQYATVAQLAERIAAEGSGERRPALMAEERPEIVPLSSAQQRLWFLDQMEGPSATYNIPLALRLKGPLDHRALQLSLTDVTTRHEGLRTVFPTHEGTPHQHILPPTATELPLVTTTEEELTGRLADLAGQTFDLASELPIRAQLLKLGAEDHVLMLVIHHIASDGWSNGPLFRDLATAYAARTEGTAPEWEPLPVQYADYSLWQQRILERDEERQLDHWRGVLADLPEEATLPADHARPAVASNRGRTHAVHCPAELHNALMSLAQDTGTTLFMVAQAAVATLLSRSGAGHDIPLGSPVAGRTDQKLDDLVGFFVNTLVLRTDTSGDPSFRELLTRVRETDLAAWAHQDLPFDRLVEALNPERTTARHPLFQVMLTVGDTSDEAPRLAGLESEFAIPPVSVAKFDLTFAFAENRAADGRPDGLDIMIEYTTDLYDARTVEATADRLVRLLTGAVANPDLPLAELEMVSGPERERLREWSGARTSAPGLGLDALFTAQAARTPHQVALIHEEQQVTYEELDIWSNRLARHLTARGVTPGSIVAIHLERSPQLIAALLAALKAGAGYTLLDPQFPADRLNTVLGQTDPAALVTQAHLTALSTPATLIDLTAEIPAITTLPGTPVETGGHPESIACVMFTSGSTGVPKGVAASHRALAATFIGPDYLDFGPGQTYLQSSPVSWDAFALEVFGPLLHGGVCVLQPGQHTDPHQIAELVERHAITTLQMSASLFNHMLDEHPAVFSRIKEAMTAGEAASPAHTAKALADHPHLHLVNGYGPAESMGFTTTHTLTGPAPAIPIGRPIAGKHAYVLDENLRMLPPGVPGELYVAGHGLAHGYIGQPALSAERFVADPHGAPGSRMYRTGDLARWSQDSALEYFGRADQQIKLRGFRIEPGEIESALLRHPTLAQVAVLIREDRPGDKRLVAYVVPTEGSRPDLPELRRHAVAALPEYMVPATFVPLEALPLTVNGKLDRRALPEPPQADTAGGREPRTPAEEVLCGLFADVLGLTSVTIDDHFFQLGGHSLLATRLIGRIRSIWDTRVTIRDLFQYPTPVLLAEHIATNTGGDPMETLLPIRAASATDTGAPLFCVHAVSGMSWSYAGLLRHIGGRRPLIGLQAKELTSPSDRPAGIEEMAAGYVAEIRSVQPHGPYHLLGWSFGGLVAHAIAAELEAQGEEVALLALLDSYPLPDGFRPPAITGREVLTALLGGRGAEIDVRCADTAPEAGELAAVLRAEDAILGALEPDQAAAVVTATAGNLEMRYRYVPRRRFGGDAVFFNAARTPAAAGGADAWAPHVTGRVEEHDIDCEHWDMTTAEPLREIGKVLAEELRGARH